A portion of the Hoylesella buccalis ATCC 35310 genome contains these proteins:
- a CDS encoding CusA/CzcA family heavy metal efflux RND transporter encodes MINKIIYFSIQHKFLVVLLLAAIIGGGVYSLRTINVDSTPDITNNQVQVITVSENLSTADIEQFVTYPVELAMSNLPGVEDIRSISRFGLSVVTIVFKEDMGTYLPRQLVQEKLEEVREDIPEGFGTPAMGPISTGLGEILQYTLVPKDTARYSTQELRTIQDWIVKRQLSMIPGVVEVNSFGGSIKQYEVALNPQRLNAMRVSVGEVYEALKKNNVNTGGAYIERDHMASFIRGEGLVKSVDDIENIVVKNVSGTPVLVRDVADKVGFGSQVRYGAFTQDGHEAVGGMIMMLKGANSDKVVRAVKERMESVRKSLPDGIDIKPFLDRSDLIERTTSTIARNLTEGALIVIFVLVLLLGSLRGGVIAASVIPLSLLFALIMMRLFGVSANLMSLGAIDFGIIVDGAVIIVEGTVFEMEKRIKKHNQLGRGGMNAVAFEAASSMMHSAFFGQLIILIVFTPIIFLSGVSGKMFSPMAYTFSFAVLGAIILCLTYVPMISSLLIRPLSNQGGRMARMERRLQRVGYRVTSRIIHVYHPLLLYALRHKKMVLASAAALFLAAAFAFTRMGGEFVPELDEGDIAMQTFLRPGSSLSETIKREGEVERLLLQSFPEIKTVCARIGVADIPTDPMGFDYTDSFIILEKDRSKWTSAKTKEELIEKIKDKLQILPGLNFSFSQPVALRFNELLTGVREDVAVKLYGDDLDKLGELGERMVSIISRIEGAEDVTLERTDGLPQITVKYDRQRVAQYGLHIDDLNAYVSSAFAGSSAGSVFEGEKRFDLVIRLSDAYRKSINDLRQLYIPLPSGAQIPLSEVAQIDYESGPMQISREQTSRNIYVGVNVRGRDVQSVVDEIQDKLDQQLRLPAGYRLAYGGEFQKLQEAKNRLMIVLPIALLLIFVLLYFALKSLKQSLMIYMAVPLATVGGVLALLLRGMPFSISAGVGFIVLFGVAVLNGLVLINRFNSLKKEGMNNINRRIIKGTQERIRPILLTATAAMLGFLPMAVSGSAGAEVQRPLATVVIGGLFTATLLTLLVVPLLYALEEKAQRKTANRLPKAAFALMLTLLAPCGMQAQQPVSLQQALQLAEQYHPSIRLARMGVSREETMVKGVSEVGLTELSAGVEELGRGNDATFTLLSVRQNIDVLGNRQRVRTQHQMVNVARAEMNLTEHQLRKAVYRDYAQAYILRQRMNVHAMIDSIYQNFEHAAKVRYEARETSKLAYLAAKKKAVETKENFKQSVFDYQVALKALSRWLGEGLYEPTTAPDETLGEAAGSASPVLICQSERVKLAEENIRLERSKGLPAFFVEGGTQRIGDKNGYWTFDVGVSVPLFRRSYKARQKAAALDRDIENTQLDLLKKQLGDNQARLQTAYQKWRHKLQYYRETALPTARAQQRGASSAYKLGATDYIGFIQTMGDAVQTELDYWEAYEQFIDTIINLQYPTI; translated from the coding sequence ACCTATCCCGTAGAGTTGGCCATGTCCAACCTGCCCGGCGTTGAAGACATCCGTTCCATCTCACGCTTCGGCCTGTCTGTGGTCACCATCGTTTTCAAAGAGGATATGGGCACTTACCTGCCCCGCCAGCTGGTGCAAGAGAAGCTCGAAGAGGTGCGCGAGGACATTCCAGAGGGATTCGGAACGCCCGCGATGGGTCCCATCAGCACGGGACTGGGCGAGATTTTACAGTACACCCTTGTTCCCAAAGACACCGCCCGTTACAGTACGCAGGAGCTGCGCACCATTCAAGACTGGATTGTGAAGCGCCAGCTGTCCATGATTCCGGGCGTGGTGGAGGTCAACTCGTTCGGCGGAAGCATCAAGCAATACGAGGTGGCCCTCAACCCCCAGCGGCTCAACGCCATGCGCGTGAGCGTGGGCGAGGTGTACGAAGCCCTGAAAAAGAATAACGTCAACACGGGCGGCGCCTACATAGAGCGCGACCACATGGCCAGCTTCATCCGGGGCGAAGGACTGGTGAAGTCGGTTGACGACATTGAGAACATCGTGGTGAAGAATGTCAGCGGCACCCCTGTTCTTGTGCGCGACGTCGCCGACAAGGTGGGCTTTGGCTCGCAAGTGAGGTACGGCGCTTTCACGCAAGACGGTCATGAGGCCGTCGGGGGCATGATCATGATGCTTAAGGGTGCCAACTCTGACAAGGTGGTCAGGGCGGTGAAGGAGCGCATGGAGAGTGTCAGAAAATCGCTGCCCGACGGCATCGACATCAAACCTTTTCTCGATCGGTCCGACCTTATCGAGCGTACAACGAGCACCATCGCACGCAATTTGACAGAAGGCGCGCTCATCGTGATATTCGTGTTGGTGCTGTTGTTGGGAAGTTTGCGCGGAGGTGTCATCGCCGCATCGGTCATTCCACTGTCCTTGCTGTTCGCCCTCATCATGATGCGGCTCTTCGGCGTGAGCGCCAACTTGATGAGCCTGGGGGCCATCGATTTTGGAATTATCGTCGATGGGGCGGTGATTATCGTAGAAGGAACGGTGTTCGAAATGGAGAAAAGAATCAAGAAGCACAATCAACTGGGACGAGGCGGCATGAACGCCGTTGCCTTCGAGGCCGCCTCTTCGATGATGCATTCGGCCTTCTTCGGTCAGCTGATTATCCTCATCGTGTTCACCCCCATCATCTTTCTGTCTGGTGTCAGCGGAAAAATGTTCTCCCCCATGGCCTACACTTTCTCGTTCGCCGTACTGGGAGCCATCATTCTGTGTCTGACGTATGTGCCGATGATTTCATCTTTGCTCATTCGTCCACTGAGCAACCAGGGTGGAAGGATGGCGCGGATGGAACGCCGCTTGCAGCGCGTGGGCTACCGTGTGACGAGCCGCATCATACATGTTTATCACCCGCTGCTGCTGTATGCCCTGCGTCATAAAAAGATGGTACTTGCTTCTGCCGCTGCCCTGTTTCTGGCTGCCGCATTCGCTTTCACGCGGATGGGAGGCGAATTTGTGCCTGAACTCGATGAGGGCGACATCGCCATGCAAACCTTCCTCCGCCCCGGTAGTTCGCTCTCGGAAACCATCAAGCGCGAGGGAGAGGTGGAACGCCTGCTGCTTCAGAGCTTTCCGGAAATCAAAACCGTGTGCGCACGCATTGGGGTGGCCGACATACCCACCGACCCGATGGGGTTCGACTACACGGACAGCTTCATCATCCTGGAAAAGGATCGCAGCAAATGGACATCGGCCAAGACCAAAGAAGAATTGATAGAAAAGATTAAAGACAAATTGCAAATCCTGCCGGGGCTCAACTTCTCGTTCTCACAACCGGTGGCCCTCCGTTTCAACGAGCTGCTCACGGGTGTGCGCGAGGATGTGGCCGTGAAACTTTATGGCGACGATCTCGACAAACTCGGCGAACTGGGTGAGCGGATGGTGAGCATCATCAGTAGGATAGAGGGAGCCGAGGACGTAACCCTTGAGCGCACAGACGGACTGCCGCAGATTACGGTGAAGTACGACAGGCAGCGGGTGGCGCAATACGGTTTGCACATAGATGACCTCAATGCCTATGTCAGCAGCGCATTTGCCGGAAGTTCGGCAGGGTCGGTGTTTGAGGGTGAGAAACGTTTTGACCTGGTCATCAGGCTCTCTGACGCTTACCGGAAGAGTATCAACGACCTGCGCCAACTTTACATACCGCTGCCCAGCGGGGCACAGATACCCTTGAGCGAGGTGGCACAAATTGATTATGAGTCGGGGCCCATGCAGATTTCCCGCGAGCAAACCTCGCGCAACATCTATGTCGGCGTGAACGTCAGAGGGCGGGATGTGCAGTCGGTTGTGGATGAGATACAGGACAAACTCGATCAGCAACTGCGCCTGCCGGCTGGCTATCGGTTGGCGTATGGCGGTGAATTCCAGAAACTTCAGGAGGCCAAGAATCGCTTGATGATTGTCTTGCCCATCGCCCTGCTCCTGATCTTCGTGCTACTTTATTTCGCCTTGAAATCGCTCAAGCAGAGTCTTATGATTTACATGGCGGTTCCGCTGGCCACGGTCGGCGGCGTATTGGCCTTGCTGTTGCGTGGCATGCCCTTCTCCATCTCGGCCGGAGTGGGCTTCATCGTCCTCTTCGGAGTGGCCGTACTCAACGGTCTGGTACTCATCAATCGTTTCAACTCGTTAAAGAAAGAAGGTATGAACAACATCAACCGCAGAATCATCAAGGGTACGCAAGAGCGCATCCGCCCCATCCTTCTCACGGCCACGGCTGCCATGTTGGGTTTCCTGCCCATGGCAGTGTCGGGGTCGGCAGGTGCTGAAGTGCAGCGACCTTTGGCCACTGTGGTCATCGGCGGACTGTTCACGGCCACGCTGCTTACCTTGCTTGTCGTTCCTTTATTGTACGCCTTGGAAGAGAAAGCGCAGCGAAAAACGGCCAATAGGTTACCCAAAGCGGCCTTTGCCCTGATGCTGACGCTGCTGGCACCATGCGGTATGCAGGCCCAACAGCCAGTGAGTTTGCAACAAGCCCTGCAACTGGCTGAGCAATATCATCCAAGCATTCGTCTGGCGCGGATGGGTGTCAGTCGTGAAGAGACCATGGTCAAAGGCGTGAGCGAGGTGGGGCTTACTGAGCTGTCGGCCGGGGTAGAAGAGCTTGGAAGAGGCAATGATGCCACCTTTACCCTGTTGTCTGTCAGGCAAAACATTGACGTGCTGGGGAACAGACAGCGCGTGCGCACCCAGCACCAAATGGTGAATGTGGCTCGTGCGGAGATGAATCTCACCGAACATCAATTGCGCAAAGCCGTTTACCGCGATTATGCGCAAGCTTATATTCTAAGGCAAAGGATGAACGTACATGCCATGATAGACTCTATCTATCAGAACTTTGAGCATGCGGCGAAAGTGCGTTATGAGGCCAGGGAAACGTCGAAGTTGGCTTATCTGGCCGCCAAGAAGAAGGCTGTTGAAACCAAAGAAAACTTCAAGCAGTCGGTGTTTGATTACCAAGTGGCACTGAAAGCCTTGTCACGGTGGCTGGGAGAGGGACTCTATGAACCCACTACGGCTCCAGACGAGACGCTTGGAGAGGCAGCAGGCAGTGCAAGTCCCGTATTGATTTGTCAGTCGGAGAGGGTTAAATTGGCCGAAGAAAACATCCGACTGGAAAGGTCCAAAGGGCTTCCGGCATTCTTCGTGGAGGGTGGTACACAGCGCATTGGCGACAAAAACGGCTACTGGACATTCGACGTTGGCGTGAGTGTTCCGCTGTTCAGACGTTCGTACAAGGCCCGACAAAAGGCTGCCGCCCTGGACAGGGACATCGAAAACACGCAGCTTGACTTGCTGAAAAAGCAACTGGGTGACAACCAAGCACGCTTGCAGACGGCGTATCAGAAGTGGCGTCACAAACTGCAATATTACCGAGAAACAGCTCTTCCCACGGCCAGGGCGCAGCAACGTGGCGCGTCTTCTGCGTACAAACTGGGCGCAACCGATTACATTGGGTTCATTCAGACCATGGGTGATGCCGTGCAAACCGAGCTTGATTATTGGGAAGCATACGAACAATTCATCGACACAATCATCAATTTACAATATCCAACCATTTAA